The Rhizobium leguminosarum DNA segment GCATGCCAGCGTCGAAAAGGAGCTTGCCGCCTGGCGCGAACTCGCCCTCTCCACGGATTTTTCGAGCGATGCAACGGCCTCGGCCTGAGAGCCAGGGCCGGTACCGCCGCCGCATCCCGGATGTAAGGGTGCGGCGGCACTGTCGTTACGGCGGGAAAGAGCGCCTTGCGGCATATTGGGCATTCGCCTCACGCCGCGGATGGCCTAGATCTAAGGCAGATCACCACCGTGAAGAGGCAAATCCATGTCCATCAAGACCATCTGCGTTTATGGCGCCGGCGCCCTCGGCGGTGCCATCGCCGCCAAGCTCGCAAGCCGGGCCGATGACGACATCACTGTTTCCGTCGTCGCGCGCGGGGCACATCTCGACGCCATCCGCAGCAACGGCCTCAGCCTGCGCGAAGCCGATGCGGAAACGCCGCTCAACGTGCGGCTGACCGCAACCGACGATCCCAACACATTGCCGCCGCAGGATCTGGTCATCACCGGCCTCAAGGGCCATCAATTGGCGCCCGCCGCAGCGGGTATCGCAGGCCTGCTGAAACAGAGCACCCGCGTCGTGATGATCCTCAACGGCATTCCCTGGTGGTATTTCCATCGCGACACCAGGAGCGGGCATGCAGAACTGCAATTCGATGAGCTCGATCCCGGCGGCAGGCTTTGGCGGCTGGTCGGCCCCGAGCGCGTGATTGGCTGCGTCGCCTATCAAGGCGCCGAAGTGGTCAATCCGGGTGAGATCCAGCTTTCCCACAAAGGGCGCTTCGTGCTCGGCGAGCCATCCGGCGAAATGTCGGTCGATCTGGAGGCCATAGCGGCGGTGCTGACCGGCGCCGATCTGCGTGTTGCGACCACTCCCGATATCCGAAGCGAAATCTGGAGCAAGTTGATGGGCAACGCTGCCTTCAACCCGATCAGCGCTCTGACACGGGCGCTGATGACGGACATCATGACGGATCCGTCGCTCATGGACATGGTGAGCAAAGTTATGAAGGAAGTGCTTAATGTCGGCGATGCGCTCGGCGCACATTTCAGCATGACAGTCGAGCAGCGGCTGGAACAATCGCGCCATATTGGCGGCGTTCGGACATCGATGCTGCAGGACCTGATCGGCGGCAAGGCGCTCGAAATCACGCCGCTGGTCGGCATGCTGGTGGCGCTTGGACGCCTGACTGCAGTACCGACGCCGGCATCGGAAACGATCCTGGCGCTGGTGACGCAGCTGGATCGGGAAAACCGACGCGGCAGCTGATGGCGAGAAAAATGCGGCCGGGAAAAATCCGGCCGCCTCGGCTATTTTCCGACCTGCTCGGCCCAGTTCGGCGCCTTGCCGCCGCCGTCGAGGAAGGTCATTGCCACATTCGCCATGAGCGGCGAGGCGAAAGTCTCGTAGTGGGTGAGATCGGGTAGGATCGCCAGCCGGTTCTTCGACATGTTTTCCCGCATCCAGCCGGCATCGCGCAGGCCGCCGCCGAGCTTTTGGTAGAAGTCGACCATATGCTCGGGACGGATCATGTCGGCATCGCCATAGATCAGCATCACCGGCATGGTGAGCTTGGCGACCGCATCGCTATAATCCTTGGGTTCGCGCATCAGCGCTCCCATGGCATCAAGCAGTTTCGGAAATTCGGAAATGTCGGGCGCCACCGCCTTATAGGAGAGGAACATCGGCGTGTCCTTCATCATCTCGGCCATGCCGGCGCCGACGGCCGCCTGCTGCGGCAGCATCTCCGGGAAAAAGCCGTCCTGCGCATAGGGCGCCGAGAGGATCACCAGACGGCGCACCTGGTCGGGCGCGTTTGCCGCCATGTTCAGCGCCACCCCGCCCCCGAAGGAATAGCCGAAGACGTCGAGCTTGTCGTAGCCGAGCTGCTTCACCAGGATCGCGAGATCGGCACCGATTGCCGCAAGGTCGATCGGCCGCTTGCCGAGCGGCGTGCGGCCATGGCCCTGCAGATCGACGGCGATCACCTGCCGGTGGTCGGCGAAAACAGGCATGACGGGCGCGAACATTTCGATCTGCCCGAGGCCACCGTGAAGCAGCAGCAGCGGTTCGCCCTCGCCGCGGATCTCATAGTAATAATCGATGCCGTTGACCGGCAGACTTCCCTTTTTGACGATCGGCGCTACCGCCTTCTCCTCGACAACGGGTACTTCACCGCCGGCGCTCGACATATCGGGCGCGGCCAGGAATGTGGCAGCCGTTGCGACCATCGAAATCAACGTCATCTTCGTCATATCCTTGCTCCATGTTTGCGTCGATACCGCAAGGACGGCAGGGATCAGGCTTTTCCGACACCGCGCTTAGAAACTTGTCGATTGAGGCTTCAAGACTGATTTCCAACTTTTCCTTAACCGGCATGCTGGTAAAATCTTCGCAGAGACTTCAGATGCCACGAGACCAATGCCGAAACCGAATTTCCGCTTCACCCATTACGATCTCAAGGAACAACGCGCCGGAACGATCGTCGAGGTGTCGTTGAATGCGGTGAACAATGTCCGCTTGATGACGGCGCCGAATTTCCAGCGCTTCACCGAGGTTCTCGATTTCAAATATATCGGCGGCGTGGCGCGCAAATCGCCGATCAAGATCGCCGTTCCGGAAAGCGGCCACTGGCATATCGTTGTCGATATGGAAGGCCATCACGGACTGGCGGACTCTTCCGTCAAGGTGATCGCCGCGCCCGTCAATCAGAAGACGCCGCGCGCCTCCTGAGCTTTACAGCACCGCGTTTCTACTCCGAAGCGTAGTGGTAGCGCCGACGCGCTCCATGGACACGTCCAATCGAGCTGATCTTTGATTACGATCAATGAATCAGGCTGCCATGTCGATCACAATTCACCCGTTGCGAGCCGTAGCCGCCCAGAGCGCGAACCCATGCAAATCGGCTTAGCTTCCATAACCAGAGCGCTGGTGGAAACAGCAGACCATGATCTTCATCACGTAGGAAGTGGTCCATGACTTCGAACCTGATCGGTCGTATCACCAATATCATTGATCCTGGCGATGCGCTCGGTGAAGTACTTTTCGGATTGATTATGGCGCTGACGTGGACGGTCGGCTCGAGGCTGGTATTTGAAAAAGAAGGGCTAAATGTCCACGATCTGATCGTCGCAACGATCGGCTGCAACGTCGCTTGGGGGATCATTGACGCCGTCTTGTTCTTCCTGGGTACGACGTTTTACAAAAGCAGGCGGCTGCGCCTTTTTCGGCAAATCAAAACCGCCAGAAGCGAATCTGCCGCGCTGACGGTGCTCGCGAACGAATTCCCGATTGCAGAAGCACCGTTCTCTGCAAGGGGCGCCGACGCGGACGCACTCTATCGAGCACTCCTGACGCTCGCATGCCGGGCCGAGCCTGTGAAGGTGTCCCTACCGAAAGCTGATCTGTTTGCCGCAATCGCGGTCTTCGTTCTGGTCTCAGCCACCGCCATTCCGGCAGTGATCCCTTTCCTTCTCATCGACAGTGCGCACCTTGCGCTGAGAACCAGCAACCTGTTTCTCATCATGCTGCTGTTTGTGACGGGCTATGCGTGGGCGAGGTTTTCAGGAGGCAGGCCTTTTTATGCAGGAATGACGATGACTTGTCTCGGCTTGCTTCTGGTTGCAATAGCGATCGCGCTTGGCGGCTGAGCTCCCTTCACCAACCGAACAGGCTCAGACGCGTCAGCGCGGCTTGCGCTCCTTGCGAAGCTTGTCCCACCATTCCAGCCGCTTGCGGATATCGCGCTCGAAACCGCGCTCCGGCGGATCGTAGAAGGTCTGGCGGCCCATCTTCTCCGGGAAATAATCCTGGCCGGAAAAGGCGTCCGGCTCATCGTGATCGTAGCGGTAGCCGTCGCCGTAACCTTCGCCCTTCATCAGCTTGGTCGGCGCATTGAGGATGTGCTTCGGCGGCAGCAGCGAGCCGTTCTGCTTGGCGGCATGGCTTGCCGCCTTGAAGGCGGTGTAGACGGCATTCGATTTCGGGGCGGTGGCGAGATAGACGCAGGCCTGCGCCAGCGCCAGTTCGCCCTCCGGGGAACCGAGATACTCATAGGCATCCTTGGCGGCATTGCAGATCACCAGCGCCTGCGGATCGGCAAGACCGATATCCTCCACCGCCATGCGCACCAGCCGCCGGCCGAGATAGAGCGGGTCCTCGCCGGCATCGAACATCCGGGCGAGATAGTAGAGCGCGGCATCCGGGTCGGAGCCGCGCACGGATTTATGCAGCGCCGAGATCAGATTGTAATGGCCGTCCTGCGCCTTGTCATAGACCGGGGCACGGCGCTGGACGATGCGCGTCAGGCCTTCGGTGTCGAAGCTTTCACCCTCGCGCGCGGCGCGCCAGACCTCTTCCGCGAGCGTCAGCACCGCACGACCGTCGCCGTCGGCCATCCGGATCAGGCTGGCGCGAGCCTCCTCCTTCAACGGCAGCGGCTTCACCTCGATCGTTTCGGCACGCTTCAGCAACTCCTCTAGGCTCTCCTCGTCATGCGACTTGAAGGTCAGCACCCGCGCGCGCGACAGCAAAGCGGCGTTGAGTTCGAAGGACGGGTTTTCGGTGGTGGCGCCGACGAGAATGACGGTGCCATCCTCCATGACCGGCAGGAAACTGTCCTGCTGGGCGCGGTTGAAACGATGGATCTCGTCGACGAAGAGCAGCGTCTGACGGCCATCCATACGCCGCAGGCGGGCTGTCTCGAACACCTTCTTCAGATCGGCGACGCCGGAAAAGATCGCCGATATCTGTTCGAAAGCCAAACCCGCCTCGCCCGACAGCAGCCGCGCCACCGTCGTCTTGCCGGTGCCGGGCGGGCCCCAGAAGATCATCGAGCCGAGCGAACCGCTTTCGATCATTCTCTTCAGCACGCCGTCTTCACCGGTCAGGTGTTCCTGCCCGGTGACATCGGCGAGCGTCTTCGGCCGCAGCCGGTCGGCAAGCGGCCGCTTGGCGGCCACCTCCTCCGGAACACGCGGCGCGAAGAGATCATTGCTCATCGGAAGAACTGCCGGATGCGCTGACCGTCGCGCTCGATCTCCACCCGCCAGAGGCCGGGGTCGCTATCGGCGATTTCGGACAGTTCGCTGGTTGACTTCACATCCGTGCCGTTGATCGAGACGATAATATCCTTCGGCTCGAAACCGAGACGGGCGGCAGGAGAATCCTCCTTCACCTCGGAGACGACGACGCCTGCCGATTCCGGCGGCATGCGCAGTTCGTCGGCGACCCGCGGCGACAGATTCTCGACGACAGCTCCGCTAAAGGGGGTGCGCCCGCCGATGGTGCGCTGGTCACGCGGCGAGGTTTCCGGGGCGCGATCGAGCGTCAACGGCAGTTGCTGCTCGCGGCCGTTCTCGACGACGGTGAGCTTGACCGACTTGCCGAGACCGGCCGTCGTCAGCCGGTAAAGCAGCGCATCAGGATGTTCGACGGAAATACCGTCAACAGCGGTGACGATTTGGCCGGCCTTCAGCCCGGCCTTGGCGGCCGGGCCGCCTTCCGAAACCTTGACGACGAGCGCGCCGCGGGCTTTGTTTAGCCCCAGCGCCTCAGCCACTTCAGAGGTTACGGCATCGAAACTCGCCCCGACATAGGGCCGCTCGAAGGATTTGACGCCGGCATCTGCCGAAGCGAGGAAGACCTTGACCAGATTGGCGGGAATGGCAAAACCGATGCCGTTCGAGCCGCCGCCGCGTGAGAAGATCGCGGTGTTGATGCCGATCAGTTCGCCTTTCATATTCATCAAGGCGCCGCCGGAATTGCCGGGATTGATCGAGGCGTCGGTCTGGATGAAGAAGCCGAACTCGTTCCTGACCACCTGGTTGCGGGCAAGTGCGGAGACGATGCCGCTGGTCACCGTCTGGCCGACACCAAAGGGGTTGCCGATCGCCAGCACGAGATCGCCGACCTCAACGGCATCGGAATTGCCGATCGGCAAAGTCGGAAAACTTTCCTTGGTGTCGATCTTCAGCACGGCAAGGTCGACACGGTCGTCGCGCAACACCACCTTGCAGGGGAATTCGCGGCCGTCCGGTAGCGCAACCTTGATGTCGTCGGCGCCTTCGACGACGTGATTGTTGGTCACGACGGTGCCGTTCGCCTCGACAATGACGCCGGAGCCGAGCGATGACTGCTTCTCCGAACGGTTCGGCATCTGCTGACCGAAAAACTGCTCGAAGAAGGGGTCGCCGGCAAAGGGCGACTGCCGCCGGACGGTCTTTTCCGCATAGACATTGACGACGGCGCCCGACGTCTGTTTGACGAGCGGCGCGAAGGAGAGCTGCATCTGCATCTGGCTCTCGGGTACGGTCTTTACGGTCTGCGCATTGGCCGCAGCCGGCAGAACGAGCATGAGAGCGAACAGCGAGACGGAGGCGCGCTTGAACAGTCCTTGCATGGGTATCCTTTTTGAATCCTCGTGTGGAACGTTTTAGAGCATGCTGCCGAAAAGTGTGAGCGGTTTTCAGACGACATCATGCTCTAACTACTTAATTGCGAACAGGATTCAGATTTTAGGCCGAACCGGCCTAAATCATCCTGTTCTGTGGCCCGACGCTAGAAAGGAAAGAGGGCGGAAGCATGGAAGAATAAGGCAAGGGGACGTCTTGGAAACCGATTGAAGTCATTGCGAGCTTGATTCAGGAATTTCGGCCATGCAACTGATATCAAAAGCCAAAAACTGGGCGAAGTCACTGAAGCGTGACATCGTGGCTCTATGGCTTGCCGCCCGGGACCCCCGCGTGCCCTGGCATGCCAAAGCCGTGGCCGGCGCCGTTGCCGCATATGCGCTGTCGCCAATCGATCTTATCCCCGATTTCATTCCCGTGCTCGGTTATCTCGACGATCTCCTGATCGTGCCGCTCGGCATCCTGCTGGCGATCCGGCTCGTTCCGGCTGATGTGATGGCTGCGCTTCGCGCTGAGGCGGCAAGACTTATCGAACGTCCCTCCAGTCGTCTCGGATTGATCTTCATCCTTGCCGTCTGGCTCGCCTGCATCATCTTCCTGGCTCTGACATTGCGCAAATTGGTTTGACCGGCGACAACAGGGATATAGGAATGATGACGGCAAGAGCGATGACGATGGTCTTTGGCTTTGCGATTTCGATCTTTGCATCGGATATGGCCCAGGCGGCGAGCTTCGACTGCGATGCGAAAGAATTGAAGCCGGACGAAAAGGCGATCTGCGACAACCGCGCGCTCAACGATGCCGACGTGAAGATGGTGACGACTTTCGAGCTGCTTTCCGGTCTGCTGGCGATGGGCTCACGCGGAACATTGCAAGACGAGCAGACGGCCTGGCTGAAAAAACGACAGGAATGCGCGGCGGATGCCGTCTGTATCAAGGCTGCCTATGACGAGCGGCTGAAGCAGCTCGGCGAGACCTATAAAAACATCAACCGGCCGCTTTGAAGGCGACCGGTCGGTGGAGTAGCTGACTCTCAATCAGCGGGGAATAGGTTCGACCAGTTAGCGGGCGTTCAGATCCCGCACCGCGCCGCGATCGGCACTTGTCGCGAAGGCGGCATAGGCCTTCAGCGCCGTCGTGACGTTGCGCTTGCGCACTTCGACCGGATGCCAGCCCTTGGCGTCCTGATCGGCGCGGCGGGCGGCAAGTTCTGTCTCGCTGACGCGCAGGCTGATCGTCCGGTTCGGGATGTCGATGTCGATCATGTCGCCCTCGCGCACCAAGCCGATCGTGCCGCCATTTGCCGCTTCCGGCGAGGCGTGGCCGATCGACAGTCCGGAGGTGCCGCCGGAGAAGCGGCCGTCGGTGATGAGCGCACAGGCCTTGCCGAGGCCCTTCGACTTCAGATAGCTCGTCGGATAGAGCATTTCCTGCATTCCGGGGCCGCCCTTCGGGCCTTCGTAGCGGATGACGACGACATCACCCGCCTTGACCTCGTTGGCGAGGATTGCCTTGACGGAAGCGTCCTGGCTTTCGAAGACGCGGGCCGGGCCGGAGAATTTCAGGATCGATTCATCGACGCCGGCCGTCTTGACGATGCAGCCGTCGATCGCAAGGTTGCCCTTGAGCACGGCCAGACCACCATCCTTGGAGAAAGGATGCTCGACCGAGCGGATGACGCCGTTCTCGCGATCGGTGTCGAGTTCGTCCCAGCGGGCGTCCTGGCTGAAGGCGACCTGGGTCGGGATGCCGCCGGGAGCGGCACGATAGAAGTTGCGCACCGTTTCGCTGCTGGTGCGGGTGATATCCCAGCGGTCGATCGCATCACCCAGCGTCTCGGCATGCACGGTCGGGCAATCGCGATTGAGCAGACCGCCCTTGTCGAGTTCACCGAGGATCGACATGATGCCGCCGGCGCGGTGCACGTCTTCCATATGAACATCGCTTTTGGCGGGTGCGACCTTCGACAGGCAGGGAACCCGGCGCGACAGCGCGTCGATATCGGCCATGGTGAAATCGACCTCGCCTTCATGGGCGGCAGCAAGAATGTGCAGGACAGTATTGGTCGAGCCGCCCATGGCGATATCGAGCGTCATGGCATTCTCAAAAGCTTGCTTGGAAGCGATGTTGCGCGGCAGCGTCTTGATGTCGTCCTGCTCGTAATAGCGGCGGGCGAGATCGACGATCAGATGACCGGCCTCGACGAAGAGGCGCTTGCGGTCGGCGTGAGTTGCGAGCGTCGAGCCGTTGCCGGGCAGCGACAGGCCGAGCGCTTCCGTCAGGCAGTTCATCGAATTGGCGGTGAACATGCCGGAGCAGGAGCCGCAGGTCGGACAGGCCGAGCGTTCGATGGTCTGGACATCCTCGTCGCTGATCTTGTCATCGGCTGCGGCGACCATGGCATCGACGAGGTCGAGCGCGTGCGTCTTGCCGTGCAGCACGACCTTGCCCGCTTCCATCGGCCCCCCGGAGACGAAGACCGTCGGGATGTTGAGGCGCAGCGACGCCATCAGCATGCCGGGAGTGATCTTGTCGCAGTTGGAGATGCAGACCATAGCGTCGGCGCAATGGGCATTGACCATGTATTCGACGCTGTCGGCAATGAGTTCGCGCGAGGGCAGCGAATAGAGCATGCCGTCATGGCCCATGGCGATGCCGTCGTCGACAGCGATCGTGTTGAACTCCTTGGCGACACCGCCGGCCGCCTCGATTTCGCGGGCAACAAGCTGGCCGAGGTCCTTCAGGTGCACGTGACCGGGCACGAACTGGGTGAAGGAATTCACCACCGCGATGATCGGCTTGCCGAAATCCGAATCCTTCATGCCCGTGGCGCGCCAAAGGCCGCGCGCGCCTGCCATGTTGCGGCCGTGGGTCGTGGTTCTGGAACGGTAGGCTGGCATCGGTGTCTTCCTCGATGTGTCGGAGATCATCAGGCGAAGCGGGGCAGGCATTGAGGCTGCGGCCGGGCAACGCTGCTTTTTGGAATTGTCCTAATCCAATCGACGGGGGCTGTCACTACCGGCAAGGCCAAATCCGGTACGCTGCCGGGAGAAGCGCCTTCAGCGCCATTGATGACATACGGTTCGGCGCGAGGTTTGGTTACAGCCTATTCCATCACAGGCGAACACAAAAAATTGGCTTCCTGTCGGTGATATTCAAGGCATAGACACTAATCCGAACATGCGGGCGGTTCGTTTAAGAACTATATTCAAGAAAACGCCCTGGAGGTTTTCGACATGCCAAGCTATCGCCCGCCGAAGGTCGCTTCGTCCGAGATCACGCCACGCCAGATCTACCTGCGCCGTCGTGAATTCCTGGGCGCGGCAGCACTTGGCGCCATGGGGCTCTACGGCGCCGGCAAGGCCAGTGCTGCCGCCCTCTCCGCGGTTGAAAGCAAGTACAAGGTCGACGAGAAGCCGACGCCGATCAATGACGTCACGACCTATAACAATTTCTATGAGTTCGGCCTCGACAAGGGCGATCCGGCCGCGAACTCCGGCGATTTCAAGCCGCTGCCCTGGACCATCAAGGTCGACGGCATGGTCAACAAGCCAGGCACTTTCGACCTCGATGCGCTGATCAAGGAATTTCCGATCGAGGAGCGCACCTATCGCATGCGCTGCGTCGAGGCCTGGTCGATGGTCATCCCCTGGGACGGCTTTCCGCTGGCATCGCTGCTCGACAAGGTAGAGCCGCTCGGCAGCGCCAAATACGTCGCCTTCGAAACCGTCGTGCGGCCGGACGAGATGCCGGGGCAGAAGGGCTTTTTCCAGTCGCTCGACTGGCCTTATATCGAGGGTCTGCGCCTCGACGAGGCGCGCCATCCGCTGACGCTGCTGGCCGTCGGGCTTTATGGTGAAACGCTGCCGAACCAGAACGGTGCGCCGGTCCGTCTCGTTGTGCCATGGAAATACGGCTTCAAGGGCATCAAGTCGATCGTCAGGGTCACGCTTACCGACCAGCAGCCGAAGAACACCTGGCAGGTGACCAATTCGCAGGAATACGGCTTCTACGCCAACGTCAACCCTGCGGTCGACCATCCGCGCTGGAGCCAGGCGAGCGAGCGGCGAATCGGCGAAAGCGGCTTCTTCGGCGCGAGCCGCCACCCCACCCTGCCCTTCAACGGTTATGCCGACGAGGTGGCGAGCCTTTATGCCGGCATGGATCTGAAGGCGAATTTCTGATGGCGGAACTATCGCTTGCCATTCCCAAGCGCTGGCAGCCCGCCTCCGTCTGGCTGCTTTATGTCGTCGGGCTCGTGCCGGCGGCCTGGACCTTCTATCTCGGAGCGACCGATCAGCTCGGCGCCGATCCGGTCAAGACCTTCGAGCTTTTCCTCGGCATCTGGACGATCCGTTTCCTGATCGCAACGCTTGCCGTCTCCCCTGCCCGCGAGCTCTTCGGCTGGAACTATCTGCGCTATCGCCGCGCGCTGGGCCTGCTGACCTTCTACTACGCGCTGATGCATTTTACCGTCTACATGGTGCTCGACCAGGCGATGGAAATCCATGCCGTCATCAACGACGTACTGAAGCGTCCCTTCATCATGTTCGGCATGGCCGGGCTTGCGATGCTCATTCCGCTGGCGGTGACATCCAATAATTTCTCGATCCGCCGCCTCGGCAAAAGCTGGATCTGGCTGCACCGACTTGTCACCATCATCGCCGCCTGCGGAGCGCTGCACTTCGCGCTCTCAACCAAGATCCTCGATCTCCAGCAATATATCTATGTCGGGCTGATCATCGCGCTCATCCTCTACCGTTCCTGGCGGCCGATCGCGCGCAGCCGGAAGAAAGGCCAGGGGCGAACCCGCAATCGCGCGATGGCGTCGGCTTCGTGAGACGACGGTAGACCTACCGGCGAAGATGCATCACAGTCCAGCGGCCGGGATCGAAGGCGCAGGCCGCGGCGATCCCGATCGCATAGGCCAGCATGTTCCACAGCGAAAAGATGCGGCCGAGCAGCAGCGCGCCTGCGGTGGTCAGCCGAAACGCGTCGAGCCAGGGCGTGTGATAGAGCCGGAATAACTCCACTGAGATCGCTATGACCAACGCCATGACCGCAATGCCTGCGGGCCGCGACCTCGCGACAAAGAGCGTCACGAGCAGATAGACCATCGCCCCCCAGAGCGCCGAGCCACCATACTTGACGACGACAAAGGGTAGATCGAGCGCATAGCCAGACCGTCTAAGCGCCAGCCCAAGCGCTATCACCACAAGCAGGGCTGCGAGGCGGAGGAACCGCACTTGGGAGCGAGTCTGAACGATTTCGCGCAATGAGACCTATCCTATATCAGTTAGCCCGTTGGACGGTTGAGGTGGAGATAGCGAATGATCGACGAGCTGCTGTTTGTCTCGCAGATCGGCGCCCCACTTTCGTCCACGACCGATGCACAAACAAAAACAGCCGGGCTTTGTGAGCCCGGCTGTTTTGCATCCACCGAAGCGGAAGATTTAAGCGGCGACGGCCTGCTCTTCGGCAGCGACGCGGGCCTTGTCGGCTGCGCCCTTGGCGAAGGTGTCGCGATCAACGAATTCGATCACGGCCATGGCGGCATTGTCGCCCTGGCGGAAGCCGGCCTTCATGATGCGCAGGTAGCCGCCGTTGCGGGTGGCGTAACGCGTTGCGATCGTGTCGAACAGCTTCGAAACGACGGCGGCATCGCGGATCTGCGAGATCGCCTGACGGCGAGCGTGCAGGTCGCCGCGCTTGCCAAGCGTGACCAGCTTCTCGACGATCGGACGGATTTCCTTGGCCTTCGGCAGGGTCGTGACGATCTGCTCGTGGGTAATCAGCGAAGCGGCCATGTTGGCGAACATCGCCTTGCGGTGGCTTGCAGTTCTATTCAGCTTGCGGCCGGCTTTACCATGGCGCATTGCTATTCTCCTTTAATGCAGGTGCCCTTACACTAAGTGGGCCTGCCGTTTCCTGGCACATGCAGGCGATCGGCCTGCTGTTTGACGGGGAAAGGCAGCCGAAAGAGCCTGCCTTCTGTTATGTTCTTGCGATCGGCGTGCGGGCGGAAAACCGCTTCACACTTTTCCTCACGCCGCTCAGTATTGGTCTTCGTAACGCTTGGCGAGATCTTCGATGTTCTCGGGCGGCCATGCCGGCACTTCCATGC contains these protein-coding regions:
- the msrP gene encoding protein-methionine-sulfoxide reductase catalytic subunit MsrP, translating into MPSYRPPKVASSEITPRQIYLRRREFLGAAALGAMGLYGAGKASAAALSAVESKYKVDEKPTPINDVTTYNNFYEFGLDKGDPAANSGDFKPLPWTIKVDGMVNKPGTFDLDALIKEFPIEERTYRMRCVEAWSMVIPWDGFPLASLLDKVEPLGSAKYVAFETVVRPDEMPGQKGFFQSLDWPYIEGLRLDEARHPLTLLAVGLYGETLPNQNGAPVRLVVPWKYGFKGIKSIVRVTLTDQQPKNTWQVTNSQEYGFYANVNPAVDHPRWSQASERRIGESGFFGASRHPTLPFNGYADEVASLYAGMDLKANF
- the msrQ gene encoding protein-methionine-sulfoxide reductase heme-binding subunit MsrQ, with amino-acid sequence MAELSLAIPKRWQPASVWLLYVVGLVPAAWTFYLGATDQLGADPVKTFELFLGIWTIRFLIATLAVSPARELFGWNYLRYRRALGLLTFYYALMHFTVYMVLDQAMEIHAVINDVLKRPFIMFGMAGLAMLIPLAVTSNNFSIRRLGKSWIWLHRLVTIIAACGALHFALSTKILDLQQYIYVGLIIALILYRSWRPIARSRKKGQGRTRNRAMASAS
- a CDS encoding DUF2809 domain-containing protein; its protein translation is MREIVQTRSQVRFLRLAALLVVIALGLALRRSGYALDLPFVVVKYGGSALWGAMVYLLVTLFVARSRPAGIAVMALVIAISVELFRLYHTPWLDAFRLTTAGALLLGRIFSLWNMLAYAIGIAAACAFDPGRWTVMHLRR
- the rplQ gene encoding 50S ribosomal protein L17, producing the protein MRHGKAGRKLNRTASHRKAMFANMAASLITHEQIVTTLPKAKEIRPIVEKLVTLGKRGDLHARRQAISQIRDAAVVSKLFDTIATRYATRNGGYLRIMKAGFRQGDNAAMAVIEFVDRDTFAKGAADKARVAAEEQAVAA